The following are encoded in a window of Amphibacillus xylanus NBRC 15112 genomic DNA:
- a CDS encoding ABC transporter ATP-binding protein, with amino-acid sequence MEKGVSLDFEERFQESETIKGRSFKVLNILYSGHYLKLFISFIFFVLKHSPVWILPIVTANLINFVTEPNQYDTRYVWINVIILVIVILQNLPSQMLHISFMSKAIRHVEAGLRSTLIRKLQHLSISYHNELQSGRLQAKVLRDVEMIEMMSKQIMLGVLPAVMNIIVAIVVTGSRSLTVVSFYLIAIPISVILVYLFRGKLSGKNREFRQEIEEMSGQVAETVEMIPMTRAHGLEHVEINKIDALVQRVRGKGYKLDILEAFFGATNWVSFQMFQVICLLFTVYLAFKGSIPVGDVILYQSYFTSILMSISAVINIYPQLARGFESIHSVSEILFAQDVQEYQGKSKINKIEGRITFDAIDFHYRDTDQHVLTNFNLDVKPGESIAFVGESGAGKSTILNLVTGFYRPTKGRILIDGIPMDELNMRKYRHRLAVVPQHTILFSGTIRENITYGLAEATDEQVSAAVKLANLTDVIASLPDGIETKIGEHGDRLSGGQRQRIAIARAFIRNPDLIVLDEATSALDNQSERMIQQSMKDLIKGKTTFIVAHRLSTIRDVDRIVVMRKGRCVEMGNYQELINLKGEFYQMQQASNEN; translated from the coding sequence ATGGAAAAGGGTGTCTCGCTAGATTTTGAAGAACGCTTTCAAGAAAGTGAAACGATTAAAGGGCGTTCATTTAAAGTTTTAAACATATTGTATTCAGGTCACTATTTAAAACTATTTATCTCATTCATATTTTTCGTACTTAAACATTCACCTGTCTGGATATTACCAATTGTGACAGCCAATTTAATTAACTTTGTAACGGAACCGAATCAATATGATACCCGTTATGTTTGGATTAATGTCATTATTTTAGTCATTGTCATCTTGCAAAACTTACCTTCGCAAATGCTGCATATTAGCTTTATGTCAAAGGCAATTCGCCACGTTGAAGCGGGGTTAAGAAGTACGTTGATCAGGAAATTGCAACATTTGTCAATTTCTTATCATAATGAACTGCAATCAGGGCGTCTGCAGGCAAAAGTTCTTAGGGACGTCGAGATGATTGAAATGATGTCGAAACAAATTATGTTGGGTGTGCTGCCAGCTGTAATGAATATTATTGTTGCAATCGTAGTTACAGGTTCAAGAAGTTTGACGGTTGTTTCTTTCTATTTAATTGCAATTCCGATTTCAGTCATTTTGGTCTATTTATTCCGAGGTAAATTAAGTGGCAAGAACCGTGAATTTAGACAAGAAATAGAGGAAATGTCTGGCCAGGTTGCCGAAACAGTAGAGATGATTCCGATGACACGAGCACATGGCTTGGAGCACGTCGAAATTAATAAAATTGATGCGCTTGTGCAAAGAGTAAGAGGAAAGGGCTATAAATTAGATATTCTTGAGGCTTTCTTTGGAGCGACAAACTGGGTCAGTTTTCAAATGTTCCAGGTTATTTGTTTGTTGTTCACAGTCTATCTTGCTTTTAAAGGATCAATTCCCGTTGGGGACGTTATTTTATATCAAAGTTATTTTACGTCAATCTTGATGTCAATTTCTGCTGTTATCAACATTTATCCTCAATTAGCAAGAGGATTCGAATCGATTCATTCTGTTTCTGAAATTTTATTTGCTCAAGATGTTCAAGAATATCAAGGTAAATCCAAAATTAATAAAATTGAGGGACGAATCACTTTTGACGCGATCGACTTTCACTATCGAGATACTGATCAGCATGTATTGACTAATTTTAACTTAGATGTGAAGCCAGGTGAGTCAATTGCATTTGTAGGTGAATCAGGTGCTGGAAAATCAACGATCCTTAATTTAGTTACTGGTTTTTATCGACCAACTAAAGGGCGGATTTTAATTGACGGTATCCCGATGGATGAATTAAATATGCGAAAATATCGACATCGACTCGCTGTGGTACCGCAACATACCATTCTATTCTCCGGAACGATTCGAGAAAACATTACTTATGGTCTCGCAGAAGCCACTGATGAGCAAGTCTCGGCGGCAGTTAAACTGGCGAATTTAACAGATGTGATTGCAAGTTTACCTGATGGTATAGAGACTAAGATTGGTGAACATGGGGATCGACTATCGGGTGGACAAAGACAGCGGATTGCGATAGCCAGAGCATTTATCCGTAATCCTGATTTAATTGTTTTAGACGAGGCAACATCTGCGCTTGATAATCAATCAGAACGAATGATTCAACAGTCAATGAAAGATTTAATCAAAGGTAAAACAACGTTTATCGTTGCCCACCGATTATCAACAATTCGAGATGTTGATCGCATCGTTGTGATGAGAAAAGGGCGCTGTGTCGAAATGGGTAATTATCAAGAATTAATTAATTTAAAAGGGGAATTTTATCAGATGCAACAAGCATCTAATGAAAATTAA
- a CDS encoding acetylxylan esterase: protein MHVDMSIAELYKYTGKSPLPADFDQYWDRALQELKQQSLDYQLVESDFKSQIADCYHLYFTGIGGAKVHAKYVRPKENLSTGQGVVMFHGYTVDSGDWLDKIAYAAEGITVIALDCRGQGGLSTDTVAVNGPTIKGHIIRGLHDDNPDQLYYRHVYLDTVQASWILMNMEHIDQGRIGAYGQSQGGALAVACASLEPRIKQLYAVHPFLADFKRAWEMDVNNSAYEELSYYFRAVDPTHQTADQVFNRLGYIDIQNLSPRIKADVQWVTGLRDHICPPSTQFAAYNKITANKEMTFYPEHGHEFLPRHGDQALQWFKQL, encoded by the coding sequence ATGCATGTTGATATGTCAATAGCTGAATTATACAAATATACTGGAAAAAGCCCTTTACCTGCTGATTTTGATCAATATTGGGACAGAGCGCTTCAGGAATTAAAACAACAGTCATTAGATTATCAATTAGTTGAAAGTGATTTTAAGAGTCAGATTGCAGATTGCTATCATCTTTATTTTACTGGAATTGGTGGGGCGAAAGTTCATGCCAAATATGTTCGTCCAAAAGAAAACCTTTCGACGGGGCAGGGTGTTGTCATGTTTCATGGTTATACCGTTGATAGTGGTGACTGGTTAGATAAAATTGCTTATGCTGCTGAAGGGATTACGGTGATTGCTTTGGATTGTCGTGGTCAAGGAGGGTTATCAACGGATACAGTTGCGGTTAATGGGCCGACAATAAAAGGTCATATTATCCGTGGTTTGCATGATGACAATCCTGACCAGCTTTATTACCGACATGTTTATCTTGATACGGTACAAGCAAGTTGGATTTTGATGAATATGGAACATATAGATCAAGGACGTATTGGTGCGTATGGTCAATCTCAAGGCGGGGCATTAGCAGTTGCATGTGCGAGTCTTGAACCGAGGATTAAACAGCTTTATGCGGTTCATCCGTTTTTGGCTGATTTTAAGCGTGCTTGGGAAATGGATGTTAATAACTCCGCTTATGAAGAGCTATCGTATTATTTCCGAGCGGTTGATCCGACTCATCAGACAGCTGATCAAGTCTTTAATCGGCTCGGCTATATTGATATTCAAAATTTATCACCAAGGATCAAAGCTGATGTTCAATGGGTGACGGGATTAAGAGATCATATTTGTCCACCGTCAACGCAATTTGCTGCTTATAATAAAATAACTGCAAATAAGGAAATGACCTTTTATCCTGAACACGGTCATGAATTTTTGCCGAGACATGGTGATCAAGCACTCCAATGGTTTAAGCAATTGTAA
- a CDS encoding aldo/keto reductase — MGNEGDSLSHLANPSRYQEMIYRRLGHSGLKVPVISLGLYRNFGESSRFDQATETILTAFDLGITHFDLANNYGEPNGSAEEFFGQVLRDNLAGYRDELLISTKSGYDMWPGPYGEWLSRKHLIASLDQSLRRLGLDYVDIYYAHRYDPKTPIEETAYALDQVVRQGKALYVGVSNFPAEAIEEIDSFFDALGTPFIGNQLNYSMFLRQPEVDVFPVLEKLIKGAVVYQPLYQGLLTEKYLNDIPSNSRMAQNVDSLSRGQLTQDRIKKVQRLSQIAKERDQTMAQLAIAWTLQQKSVASSLIGVSSKQQLIENVASIQNLTFTKDEMDQIELILSN; from the coding sequence ATGGGAAACGAGGGAGATAGTTTGTCACATCTAGCGAATCCTAGTAGATATCAAGAGATGATTTATCGGCGGTTAGGCCATTCAGGTCTTAAAGTTCCGGTGATTTCTTTAGGTTTATATCGCAACTTTGGTGAATCGTCTCGTTTTGATCAAGCGACTGAAACGATTTTAACAGCATTTGATCTTGGGATTACCCATTTCGATCTCGCGAATAATTATGGTGAACCAAATGGAAGTGCGGAAGAATTTTTCGGTCAAGTTTTACGTGATAACTTAGCTGGTTATCGAGATGAACTATTAATATCAACAAAATCTGGTTATGACATGTGGCCGGGTCCGTACGGTGAATGGTTATCTCGCAAGCATTTGATTGCCAGTTTAGATCAGAGTTTGCGTCGTCTCGGTTTAGATTATGTCGATATTTATTATGCCCATCGCTATGACCCGAAGACACCGATTGAGGAAACGGCATATGCGCTTGATCAAGTTGTCAGGCAAGGGAAGGCACTCTACGTCGGAGTTTCTAATTTTCCTGCTGAAGCAATCGAGGAGATCGATTCGTTTTTTGACGCATTAGGTACACCTTTTATCGGCAACCAGTTGAACTACTCGATGTTTTTGCGTCAGCCTGAGGTGGATGTATTTCCAGTTCTAGAAAAATTAATCAAAGGTGCGGTTGTCTATCAACCACTTTACCAAGGCTTGCTGACTGAAAAGTACTTAAATGATATTCCTAGTAACTCTAGAATGGCGCAGAATGTTGATTCTTTATCAAGGGGTCAATTAACGCAGGATCGGATTAAAAAAGTACAACGATTATCTCAAATTGCTAAAGAAAGAGATCAAACAATGGCGCAATTAGCGATCGCATGGACATTACAACAAAAAAGTGTTGCGTCAAGTTTGATTGGTGTCAGTTCAAAGCAGCAGTTAATTGAAAATGTCGCTTCGATTCAAAATTTAACGTTTACCAAAGATGAAATGGACCAAATTGAACTGATTTTGTCGAATTAA
- a CDS encoding glycoside hydrolase family 113, producing the protein MQEVFIKGMTYGWESKRGDYRTVEAVDSLKKLKETGSEWIALSFFTYQETYCSTEITFDYNHTMTDRDIIFAVEQAKELGLKVCLKPVVNSRDQIWRARIGFPEEAEDKWQAWFQSYRHFLNHYAELAEELACEMFTIGCEMVATEHRVSDWTKVIEEVRQHYSGPIIYNANHGKEEGVEWFNLVDFIGTSAYYPVADKPGESVEVMKKNWLPVKEKLAKLHEKFNKPIVFVEIGCRSAQGCATMPWDFEHVDLPVDQDEQANFYQSVLEVFWDVPWFAGFFWWDWSTKLYPLEEAATNNWFDIYGKKAEQVVREFYLNGKRGR; encoded by the coding sequence ATGCAGGAAGTTTTTATTAAAGGAATGACTTATGGTTGGGAAAGTAAACGGGGGGATTATCGTACAGTAGAAGCAGTTGATTCATTAAAAAAGTTAAAGGAAACAGGTAGTGAATGGATTGCTTTATCCTTTTTTACTTATCAAGAAACATATTGTTCAACTGAAATTACATTTGATTATAATCATACAATGACGGATCGTGATATTATTTTTGCAGTTGAACAGGCTAAAGAGTTAGGTTTAAAAGTCTGTTTAAAACCTGTAGTTAATTCACGTGATCAAATTTGGCGTGCTCGGATTGGGTTTCCGGAAGAAGCAGAAGATAAATGGCAAGCGTGGTTTCAGTCTTATCGACATTTCTTGAATCACTATGCTGAATTAGCCGAAGAGTTAGCGTGTGAAATGTTTACGATTGGTTGTGAAATGGTTGCGACGGAACATCGTGTATCTGATTGGACAAAAGTAATAGAGGAAGTTCGTCAGCACTATAGTGGACCGATTATTTACAACGCAAACCACGGTAAGGAAGAGGGAGTTGAGTGGTTCAATCTTGTTGATTTTATTGGGACAAGTGCTTATTATCCTGTTGCAGATAAACCAGGTGAAAGTGTGGAAGTCATGAAGAAAAACTGGTTGCCAGTTAAGGAAAAGCTTGCTAAACTACATGAGAAGTTCAATAAACCAATCGTCTTTGTTGAAATTGGTTGTCGAAGTGCGCAAGGGTGTGCGACGATGCCTTGGGATTTTGAACATGTTGATTTACCGGTTGATCAAGACGAGCAAGCTAATTTTTATCAATCTGTTCTAGAGGTTTTCTGGGATGTACCTTGGTTTGCTGGATTCTTTTGGTGGGATTGGTCAACAAAGCTTTACCCTCTAGAAGAGGCTGCTACGAATAACTGGTTTGATATTTATGGTAAAAAAGCTGAGCAAGTGGTCCGTGAGTTTTATTTAAATGGGAAACGAGGGAGATAG
- a CDS encoding glycoside hydrolase family 113, whose amino-acid sequence MEFIKGFTFGWDSQKGYFKTERAKESLRLMQERTASEYVIVALAALQDTAHSTEVDFQGSHMVDDDELIELIDYAKSLGLKVILKPTVNCRNGTWRAHINFFDMDIPGEPTWDEWFESYINYQKHYAKIAEKTNCEMFVVGCEMVQAERREDKWRELIAEVRKDYRGLVTYNTDKYQEDNVKFWDALDVISSSGYYPINDWDRQLDRIEAVVKQYDKPFFFVEAGCPSRSGSALLPNKWDLEGAINLQEQADYYQVMFEKTASRSWVGGFGLWDWQTYLYDEKDATKNDDYGVFGKPAERVIKAYYQSR is encoded by the coding sequence ATGGAATTTATTAAGGGTTTTACATTTGGTTGGGATAGCCAAAAAGGCTACTTTAAAACTGAGCGAGCGAAAGAGAGTTTACGCTTAATGCAAGAAAGAACGGCGAGTGAATATGTAATTGTTGCTTTAGCGGCGTTGCAGGATACGGCTCACTCGACTGAAGTTGATTTTCAGGGCTCGCACATGGTTGATGATGACGAACTGATTGAGCTGATTGATTATGCGAAATCCTTAGGTTTGAAAGTAATTTTAAAGCCAACAGTAAATTGCCGTAATGGTACGTGGCGAGCTCATATTAATTTCTTTGATATGGATATTCCGGGTGAACCAACGTGGGATGAATGGTTTGAAAGTTATATTAATTATCAGAAACATTATGCGAAAATTGCCGAAAAAACGAACTGTGAAATGTTTGTCGTTGGTTGTGAGATGGTACAAGCGGAAAGAAGAGAAGATAAATGGCGTGAACTCATCGCAGAAGTGCGTAAAGATTATCGAGGTCTTGTGACTTATAATACGGATAAGTATCAAGAGGATAATGTGAAGTTTTGGGATGCACTTGATGTCATTTCATCTAGTGGGTATTACCCGATAAATGATTGGGATCGACAATTAGATCGGATTGAAGCGGTCGTAAAACAATATGATAAACCGTTTTTCTTTGTCGAGGCAGGTTGTCCAAGTCGCTCTGGCTCTGCTTTACTACCGAATAAATGGGATTTAGAAGGTGCGATTAATTTACAAGAGCAAGCAGATTATTACCAAGTCATGTTTGAAAAGACAGCGTCGAGATCGTGGGTTGGTGGTTTTGGTTTATGGGACTGGCAGACCTATTTATACGACGAGAAAGATGCAACTAAAAATGATGATTACGGGGTATTTGGTAAGCCGGCGGAGCGGGTTATTAAAGCTTATTACCAATCACGTTAA
- a CDS encoding glycoside hydrolase family 130 protein: MSKIKIIADNLSNIPWEDKPEGYHGPVWRHSQNPVIDRNPAKDISRIFNSAVIPYEGKFIGVFRAETTNGRPHLHLGYSDNALDWTIEEERIEFVNEAGEPFQPNYAYDPRLLKVEDTYYIIWCTDFYGAAIGLAETKDFKTFTRLENPFLPFNRNGVLFPRKINGNYVMLSRPSDSGHTPFGDIFLSESPDLVYWGKHRHVMTGEGAEGWWQNVKIGGGPAPIETSEGWLVFYHGVTGTCNGLVYSMGVAILDIDEPSKVKYRSKNFVLTPEESYETTGFVDNVIFPCATLHDAETGKIAIYYGSADTRVGLAYTTVDEIVEYTKATHEAVPGDNEIGKM; this comes from the coding sequence ATGTCAAAAATAAAAATTATTGCAGATAATTTATCGAATATTCCTTGGGAAGATAAGCCTGAGGGTTATCATGGGCCAGTATGGCGTCATAGTCAAAATCCAGTAATTGATCGTAATCCTGCCAAAGATATTTCTCGAATTTTCAACAGTGCGGTAATCCCGTATGAAGGAAAATTCATTGGTGTCTTTCGTGCAGAAACAACAAATGGTCGACCACACTTGCATTTAGGTTATAGTGATAATGCTTTAGATTGGACGATCGAAGAAGAGCGAATTGAATTTGTTAATGAAGCTGGCGAACCATTCCAGCCGAATTACGCTTATGACCCTCGTTTGCTAAAGGTTGAAGACACTTACTATATTATTTGGTGTACAGATTTCTATGGTGCTGCAATTGGTTTAGCAGAAACGAAAGATTTTAAAACATTTACTCGTTTAGAGAATCCGTTTTTACCATTTAACCGTAATGGTGTATTATTCCCACGTAAGATCAATGGAAATTATGTGATGCTGTCCAGACCAAGTGATAGCGGGCATACGCCGTTTGGTGACATTTTCTTAAGTGAAAGTCCGGATCTTGTTTACTGGGGCAAGCATCGACATGTCATGACTGGTGAAGGTGCTGAAGGTTGGTGGCAAAACGTTAAAATTGGTGGCGGCCCTGCACCGATTGAAACGAGTGAAGGTTGGTTAGTTTTCTACCATGGCGTAACAGGTACGTGTAATGGTCTTGTTTACAGTATGGGTGTGGCTATTTTAGATATTGATGAGCCTTCGAAGGTCAAATACCGTTCGAAAAACTTTGTCTTAACACCTGAAGAAAGTTATGAAACAACAGGTTTTGTAGATAATGTCATTTTCCCATGTGCGACATTGCATGATGCGGAAACAGGAAAGATTGCGATCTATTACGGCTCTGCTGATACAAGAGTTGGTTTAGCGTACACGACAGTTGATGAAATTGTTGAGTATACAAAAGCGACTCATGAAGCTGTACCTGGAGATAATGAAATCGGAAAAATGTAA
- a CDS encoding carbohydrate ABC transporter permease produces MMKLKRTLTSVGKYGSLLLGAFVAIIPIVAVFFASFKTGTEYTTTGPLTPPSDWTNFDNYMRAFVDGNMLTGFKNTVIILIISVIGTTIIGSMVAFVLHRFKFKGSQYILGAFLLATLIPAVTTQVATFQIVHTLGLFNTIWAAVILYLGTDIIAVYIFLQFMDSISVSLDESAMLDGASYFTIYRKIILPLLKPAVVTVFIIKGVNIYNDFYTPFLYMPKSSLQVISTALFKFQGPFGAQWEVITAGVMIAIIPTLIAFIFLQKYIYNGLTSGSVK; encoded by the coding sequence ATCATGAAATTGAAAAGAACTTTAACTTCAGTTGGTAAGTATGGCTCCCTCTTGTTGGGTGCCTTTGTCGCGATTATTCCAATTGTTGCTGTTTTCTTTGCATCATTTAAAACGGGTACGGAATATACGACAACGGGACCATTAACGCCACCGAGTGATTGGACGAATTTTGATAACTATATGAGAGCTTTTGTTGATGGAAATATGTTGACTGGTTTTAAAAATACCGTCATTATCTTAATCATTTCGGTCATCGGTACAACAATTATCGGTTCGATGGTTGCGTTTGTATTGCATCGTTTTAAATTTAAAGGCAGTCAATATATATTGGGTGCATTTTTACTTGCTACTTTAATTCCGGCGGTAACAACACAAGTTGCGACGTTTCAAATCGTTCATACATTAGGTTTATTTAACACAATTTGGGCGGCGGTTATCCTTTACTTAGGGACAGATATTATCGCGGTATATATTTTCCTGCAATTTATGGACTCAATTTCTGTATCGTTAGATGAGTCAGCAATGCTTGACGGAGCATCTTATTTTACGATTTATCGTAAGATTATTCTCCCGTTATTAAAGCCGGCGGTCGTGACTGTTTTTATCATTAAAGGTGTCAACATCTATAATGATTTCTATACGCCGTTTCTTTATATGCCAAAATCAAGCTTGCAGGTTATTTCAACAGCCCTATTTAAATTCCAAGGACCATTTGGAGCGCAGTGGGAAGTTATTACAGCGGGCGTTATGATAGCGATTATCCCAACGCTAATCGCATTTATTTTCTTACAAAAATATATTTACAATGGTTTAACAAGTGGTTCAGTAAAATAA
- a CDS encoding carbohydrate ABC transporter permease, protein MFGLSRLSYETQKKIIIVSFLVVPLGLLALFAYLPVLNMIWYSFTDWNGYSAKEFLGFENYKTIFTDPEYFRVFKVSLYYFFATFIQLAIALYFATILSFKVKFKNFFKGVLFFPYLLNGVAIGFMFLFFFRPDGTLDTVLTAIGLEGLITQWLGNPNVINYSLAGVSVWRYMGFNFIIFLGAISSISGEIYEAAEMDGANRWQQFRYIIFPSIRIIISLNLILAISGALSAFEIPYIMTGGANGSATFVIQTVNTAFKYGKIGLGSAMAVLLLIIVVIVSSIQKKFFGEGE, encoded by the coding sequence TTGTTTGGGTTATCTCGATTATCTTATGAAACTCAGAAAAAAATTATCATCGTTTCTTTTCTCGTTGTTCCATTGGGATTATTAGCGTTATTCGCTTATTTACCAGTTCTTAATATGATTTGGTATAGTTTTACTGATTGGAACGGCTATAGTGCAAAAGAGTTTCTCGGTTTTGAAAATTATAAAACAATTTTTACCGATCCAGAATACTTTAGAGTTTTTAAAGTGAGTTTGTATTACTTTTTTGCAACATTTATTCAATTGGCGATAGCGTTATACTTTGCAACAATATTATCGTTTAAAGTTAAATTCAAAAATTTCTTTAAAGGGGTTCTATTCTTCCCCTATTTATTGAATGGTGTAGCAATTGGTTTTATGTTCTTATTCTTCTTCAGACCAGATGGAACACTTGATACTGTTCTAACTGCAATTGGTTTAGAGGGATTAATTACACAGTGGTTAGGAAATCCGAATGTAATTAATTATTCTTTAGCGGGTGTATCTGTTTGGCGTTACATGGGCTTTAACTTCATTATTTTCTTAGGAGCGATTTCTTCAATCTCTGGCGAAATCTATGAAGCTGCAGAGATGGATGGTGCCAACCGTTGGCAACAATTTAGATATATTATTTTTCCGAGCATCAGAATTATCATTTCGTTAAATTTAATTTTGGCAATAAGTGGTGCGTTAAGTGCCTTTGAGATTCCATATATTATGACTGGAGGCGCGAATGGCAGTGCGACCTTCGTGATCCAAACTGTCAATACAGCCTTTAAGTACGGTAAGATCGGATTAGGGTCTGCCATGGCGGTGCTTCTGTTGATTATTGTCGTAATTGTATCTAGTATTCAGAAAAAGTTTTTCGGTGAGGGGGAGTAA
- a CDS encoding ABC transporter substrate-binding protein encodes MNKKLITLLLSVLMVLFLAACGSNDDSSADTDDSNGTEGKTDETTDSDLLPYEQWKELDPEEIEGDLVVITHRTDIVDSVYQDYKAEFEAMYPNVTVEFEALADYGGEIMPRINTEDFGDVQYLPIQVPIQDIPNFFEPFGPIEEMNNRYLGVEERAVNGTVYGIPIALTYTGVIYNKAVFEEAGVEELPTTQEEFLAALQLVKDNTDAIPLYTNYADAWPLAQWEGAVTSTAGSEDYYNVDILDDPRPFDAGDPHYEHYKLMYEVAKRGLIEADPLTTDWESSKVMMNNGEIATMVLGSWALEQIQDAGPNGDDIAIMAFPSDAERTLFSMGADMNISVSKFSDNKDAAFAWVDYFIHKSGYSVEQAGGISASVDVPRPDALAEAEEAGAEFVMLTPSPEDKLGLLDEIDKESEVGLWLEDEKQILIEAAIGNRDMSFDDVMNRWNDAWEEAYNKIVE; translated from the coding sequence ATGAATAAAAAACTGATTACTTTATTACTTAGTGTTCTGATGGTTTTATTTTTAGCAGCTTGTGGCTCAAATGATGATTCATCGGCTGATACAGATGATTCAAACGGAACAGAAGGAAAGACTGATGAGACAACAGATAGTGATCTTCTTCCTTACGAGCAGTGGAAAGAATTAGATCCAGAAGAGATAGAGGGAGATCTAGTTGTTATTACACACCGTACAGATATTGTAGATAGTGTTTATCAAGACTACAAAGCAGAATTCGAGGCTATGTATCCTAATGTAACTGTTGAATTTGAAGCGTTGGCTGATTATGGTGGTGAAATTATGCCGCGTATTAATACTGAAGACTTTGGTGATGTTCAGTACTTGCCGATCCAAGTACCAATCCAAGATATTCCGAACTTTTTCGAGCCATTTGGGCCTATTGAAGAGATGAATAATAGATATTTAGGTGTAGAAGAGCGTGCGGTGAACGGTACTGTCTACGGTATTCCAATTGCTTTAACTTATACAGGTGTTATTTATAACAAAGCTGTTTTTGAAGAAGCGGGTGTTGAGGAATTACCTACAACACAAGAAGAATTCCTTGCAGCTTTACAATTAGTTAAAGATAATACGGATGCTATTCCGTTGTATACAAACTATGCTGATGCATGGCCATTAGCGCAGTGGGAAGGTGCTGTAACGTCAACGGCGGGTAGCGAAGACTATTACAACGTTGATATTTTAGATGACCCACGTCCATTTGACGCTGGAGATCCACATTATGAGCACTACAAATTAATGTATGAAGTAGCTAAGCGAGGTTTAATTGAAGCAGATCCATTAACGACGGATTGGGAGTCATCGAAAGTGATGATGAACAATGGTGAAATTGCAACAATGGTCTTAGGTTCATGGGCTTTAGAGCAAATCCAAGATGCTGGACCAAATGGTGATGATATTGCGATTATGGCATTCCCATCAGATGCAGAACGTACACTGTTCTCAATGGGTGCTGACATGAATATCTCAGTAAGTAAATTTAGTGATAACAAAGATGCTGCTTTTGCGTGGGTTGATTACTTCATCCACAAGTCAGGTTATTCTGTTGAGCAAGCTGGTGGTATCAGTGCTTCAGTAGATGTACCTCGTCCAGATGCATTAGCAGAAGCTGAAGAAGCTGGTGCAGAGTTTGTCATGTTAACACCATCACCAGAAGACAAGTTAGGCTTATTAGACGAAATTGATAAAGAGTCTGAAGTTGGTCTTTGGTTGGAAGATGAGAAACAAATTCTAATTGAAGCTGCAATTGGAAACCGTGACATGTCATTTGATGATGTTATGAATCGATGGAACGACGCTTGGGAAGAAGCGTACAACAAAATTGTTGAATAA